One Roseimaritima multifibrata DNA window includes the following coding sequences:
- a CDS encoding TetR/AcrR family transcriptional regulator encodes MSAENKKSRPIGRPREFDRDQTLLAIVEVFWRLGYHQTSFRELEEATGEGRQSLVNAFGDKAAIFEKALQCYIDQRVGEVIQILRDDGEPQRRIARVWKRWEADAKADDHRGCLLINTGGEIGPKNATIANIMAKSTQRVVNEFAKAYQQAMDAGRIATSPCALTLARLTVAAGDGAILHARVSGNATAVRQSQAALSELIFGQ; translated from the coding sequence CGACCTCGTGAATTTGATCGCGATCAAACGTTGCTTGCGATCGTCGAGGTGTTCTGGCGATTGGGTTACCACCAAACCAGCTTTCGGGAATTGGAAGAGGCCACGGGAGAGGGTCGCCAAAGCTTGGTGAATGCATTTGGCGACAAAGCGGCGATCTTTGAAAAGGCTCTCCAGTGCTACATCGACCAGCGTGTTGGCGAAGTGATTCAAATTCTTCGAGACGACGGCGAACCGCAGCGACGCATCGCTCGCGTTTGGAAACGATGGGAAGCCGACGCGAAAGCGGACGATCATCGCGGTTGTCTACTAATCAACACGGGTGGTGAAATTGGCCCGAAAAATGCGACTATCGCAAACATCATGGCGAAGTCGACCCAGCGAGTGGTGAACGAATTTGCCAAGGCGTACCAACAGGCGATGGACGCGGGACGGATAGCAACCAGTCCTTGCGCCTTGACGCTAGCTCGGCTTACCGTCGCTGCTGGCGATGGTGCGATCTTGCATGCTCGGGTCAGTGGCAACGCGACCGCTGTCCGGCAGTCGCAGGCTGCACTTTCCGAACTTATCTTCGGACAATG